In one window of Danaus plexippus chromosome 7, MEX_DaPlex, whole genome shotgun sequence DNA:
- the LOC116770865 gene encoding insulin-like growth factor 1 receptor isoform X1 — protein sequence MAKIVLMWLIFIAIGLLCSHGEIRIEAPREYHGICTSIFVNRMANIKKLQNCTVVVGDLIITLLERTKPKDFRDISFPKLKEVTGFMVVYRVSGLESLGDLFPNLARIRGNTLLYNYALIVYDMPRLREIGFYNLLKIDRGGVIIWGGKLTCFIDSIDWNVIAPKSRHVLSIPDKGTRCMFVCTCTRNAVSNRCWNNKKCQRFLEGPDAEDCDVNCFGCRKTNPKSCTLCRNYTINNTCVNRCPNNTIILTESNYCVTIDECKHLNRFEFNNTCVEKCPNNYEMVTIGRDTSCKPCVNCDKTCKSLIIQTLASIQATEKCVYVNGSLTIHVRSVPGAMDELRYYLKNIKEVSGYILIYGSISVTSLDFLSSLKSIKGNTLLNGKYSLVVYDMQNLQMLFSDNVTKKLKINKGSMRFYRNPILCMSQIEKLKPLFPVAPNEIDLPQGLNGYSGGCKEINLGLKINVKNQTFAVATFDGEAGTDVFYTILYIEISHDTKVPIGPEACSESEWNAISVSYSSNRLIEVPLHSLRPASMYAVCIEKYEPSTRHLARSAIVNFTTPPGKPEPPFITELVASSSDVVVVRWVDHKNYERHITRYELDVYLIEKNQNHINTRDYCQNYNDIDEIDYSRHAKVMRPPRDYGKGCESMCGILSSFTFGAMVDEYFDICNSIKGCEKEVDRPKVDYIKGLLKTVSLDITAPRKVYQIGGLAPFRDYRFHLRACIKDLCSRSAREVVRTLRLENIDIASITFTSAEENGLIVVNWDPPAISNGVILSYTVEICPDNNLNDMSHLLPQVMCVFGNETSLTVKSHKANIYLIRVCTTTLAYSYVCNNWTKVMVIQQNYLSIWIGGVVFGILLCVISIKFGWHWKQTTIKSDDIPLVDATSANRNESEPPAIMLSDFMPLYSIDFGHSE from the exons ATGgcgaaaattgttttaatgtg GTTAATTTTCATCGCGATTGGATTGCTTTGTTCTCATGGAGAGATACGTATAGAAGCACCGAGGGAATATCATGGAATATGTACTAGCATCTTCGTAAATAGAAtggcaaatataaaaaagttacaaaactGCACAGTTGTGGTTGGGGATCTGATAATAACACTTCTAGAGAGAACTAAACCAAAAGACTTTCGGGATATAAGTTTTCCTAAATTAAAAgag GTTACAGGATTTATGGTTGTTTACCGAGTGTCGGGATTGGAGTCTCTGGGGGACCTCTTTCCGAATTTAGCGAGAATCCGCGGTAACACGCTTCTATACAACTACGCGCTCATTGTTTATGACATGCCCCGTTTGAGAGAG ATAGGTTTCTATAACCTGCTCAAAATCGATAGAGGCGGAGTCATCATATGGGGCGGTAAACTTACTTGCTTCATTGATTCCATTGATTGGAACGTTATTGCGCCCAAATCTCGTCACGTTCTCAGCATACCAGACAAAGGGACACGGTGCATGTTTGTTTGCACTTGTACAAGAAACGCTGTCTCCAATCGCTGCTggaataataa GAAATGCCAACGCTTCCTTGAGGGTCCGGATGCAGAAGATTGTGATGTGAATTGCTTTGGATGCCGCAAGACCAACCCGAAGAGCTGCACATTGTGTAGGAACTACACCATCAATAATACATGTGTGAACCGCTGCCCTAACAATAC CATAATATTAACGGAGAGCAATTATTGCGTGACGATTGACgaatgtaaacatttaaatagatttgaaTTCAATAATACATGCGTGGAAAAGTGTCcgaataattatgaaatggtGACCATTGGAAGAGATACATCATGCAAACCCTGCGTTAATTGCGATAAG acTTGTAAAAGCCTCATTATTCAAACATTGGCTTCCATACAAGCTACGGAAAAGTGTGTATACGTGAATGGCTCATTGACAATACACGTTAGATCAGTTCCCGGAGCGATGGATGAATTgagatattatttgaaaaatatcaaagaagtTTCTGGATACATTCTAATTTATGGTTCTATTTCAGTTACATCACTAGATTTTCTATCATCGCTAAAAAGTATCAAGGGCAATACACTATTAAATGGAAAGTATAGTTTAGTCGTTTACGATATGCAAAACCTTCAGATGCTATTTTCAGACAATGTTaccaaaaaacttaaaataaacaagggTTCAATGAGATTTTACCGAAACCCCATCCTTTGTATGAGCCAAATCGAAAAGTTAAAGCCATTATTTCCGGTGGCTCCTAATGAAATTGATTTACCTCAGGGACTCAATGGTTATAGCGGGggttgtaaagaaataaatttgggTCTAAAAATTAACGTCAAGAATCAAACGTTTGCAGTTGCCACTTTTGATGGTGAGGCTGGAACTGACGTGTTttacactattttatatatcgaaATATCTCACGATACAAAAGTGCCAATTGGACCGGAAGCATGTAGTGAGTCAGAATGGAATGCTATAAGCGTTTCATATTCTTCAAATAGGCTAATTGAAGTTCCCCTACACTCTCTTCGACCGGCTTCGATGTATGCTGTTTGTATAGAAAAGTATGAACCTTCCACACGTCATCTCGCTCGCAGTGCTATAGTAAATTTTACGACGCCACCTGGTAAACCAGAGCCGCCATTCATAACAGAACTTGTGGCTTCTTCCTCTGACGTAGTTGTAGTAAGATGGGTTGATCACAAAAACTATGAACGGCACATTACTAGATACGAGTTAGACGTGTACTTAATAGAAAAGAATCAAAACCATATAAATACAAGAGATTATTgccaaaattataatgatattgatGAAATTGACTATTCACGTCACGCAAAAGTTATGAGACCACCGCGTGATTATGGAAAAGGTTGTGAAAGTATGTGCGGTATTTTATCATCTTTTACTTTTGGTGCAATGGTCGATGagtattttgatatatgcAATTCAATAAAAGGCTGTGAGAAAGAAGTGGATCGTCCTAAAGTTGATTATATCAAAGGATTACTTAAAACGGTATCGTTAGACATTACTGCCCCAAGAAAAGTTTATCAAATTGGAGGATTAGCACCTTTTAGAGATTATAGATTTCACCTTCGGGCTTGTATTAAAGATTTGTGTAGCCGTTCTGCTAGAGAGGTAGTGCGGACCTTAAGGTTAGAAAACATTGATATAGCCTCTATTACATTTACAAGCGCTGAAGAGAATGGTTTAATAGTCGTGAACTGGGATCCACCGGCAATATCAAACGGAGTTATATTGTCATACACTGTGGAAATTTGtccagataataatttaaatgacatgAGTCATTTATTGCCTCAAGTTATGTGCGTTTTTGGAAACGAGACAAGTCTCACAGTAAAATCTCataaagcaaatatttatcttataagaGTGTGTACAACGACGCTGGCTTATTCGTATGTTTGTAACAATTGGACTAAAGTGATGgttattcaacaaaattatctttCCATATGGATTGGTGGTGTAGTCTTCGGAATATTACTGTGTGTTATATCCATAAAATTTGGATGGCACTGGAAACAAACTACTATCAAATCGGACGATATACCGTTGGTAGACGCTACTTCTGCTAATCGCAATGAATCTGAACCACCAGCAATTATGTTGTCGGATTTTATGCCACTGTATAGCATAGATTTTGGACATTCAGAATAG
- the LOC116770865 gene encoding insulin-like growth factor 1 receptor isoform X2: MLIFIAIGLLCSHGEIRIEAPREYHGICTSIFVNRMANIKKLQNCTVVVGDLIITLLERTKPKDFRDISFPKLKEVTGFMVVYRVSGLESLGDLFPNLARIRGNTLLYNYALIVYDMPRLREIGFYNLLKIDRGGVIIWGGKLTCFIDSIDWNVIAPKSRHVLSIPDKGTRCMFVCTCTRNAVSNRCWNNKKCQRFLEGPDAEDCDVNCFGCRKTNPKSCTLCRNYTINNTCVNRCPNNTIILTESNYCVTIDECKHLNRFEFNNTCVEKCPNNYEMVTIGRDTSCKPCVNCDKTCKSLIIQTLASIQATEKCVYVNGSLTIHVRSVPGAMDELRYYLKNIKEVSGYILIYGSISVTSLDFLSSLKSIKGNTLLNGKYSLVVYDMQNLQMLFSDNVTKKLKINKGSMRFYRNPILCMSQIEKLKPLFPVAPNEIDLPQGLNGYSGGCKEINLGLKINVKNQTFAVATFDGEAGTDVFYTILYIEISHDTKVPIGPEACSESEWNAISVSYSSNRLIEVPLHSLRPASMYAVCIEKYEPSTRHLARSAIVNFTTPPGKPEPPFITELVASSSDVVVVRWVDHKNYERHITRYELDVYLIEKNQNHINTRDYCQNYNDIDEIDYSRHAKVMRPPRDYGKGCESMCGILSSFTFGAMVDEYFDICNSIKGCEKEVDRPKVDYIKGLLKTVSLDITAPRKVYQIGGLAPFRDYRFHLRACIKDLCSRSAREVVRTLRLENIDIASITFTSAEENGLIVVNWDPPAISNGVILSYTVEICPDNNLNDMSHLLPQVMCVFGNETSLTVKSHKANIYLIRVCTTTLAYSYVCNNWTKVMVIQQNYLSIWIGGVVFGILLCVISIKFGWHWKQTTIKSDDIPLVDATSANRNESEPPAIMLSDFMPLYSIDFGHSE; this comes from the exons AT GTTAATTTTCATCGCGATTGGATTGCTTTGTTCTCATGGAGAGATACGTATAGAAGCACCGAGGGAATATCATGGAATATGTACTAGCATCTTCGTAAATAGAAtggcaaatataaaaaagttacaaaactGCACAGTTGTGGTTGGGGATCTGATAATAACACTTCTAGAGAGAACTAAACCAAAAGACTTTCGGGATATAAGTTTTCCTAAATTAAAAgag GTTACAGGATTTATGGTTGTTTACCGAGTGTCGGGATTGGAGTCTCTGGGGGACCTCTTTCCGAATTTAGCGAGAATCCGCGGTAACACGCTTCTATACAACTACGCGCTCATTGTTTATGACATGCCCCGTTTGAGAGAG ATAGGTTTCTATAACCTGCTCAAAATCGATAGAGGCGGAGTCATCATATGGGGCGGTAAACTTACTTGCTTCATTGATTCCATTGATTGGAACGTTATTGCGCCCAAATCTCGTCACGTTCTCAGCATACCAGACAAAGGGACACGGTGCATGTTTGTTTGCACTTGTACAAGAAACGCTGTCTCCAATCGCTGCTggaataataa GAAATGCCAACGCTTCCTTGAGGGTCCGGATGCAGAAGATTGTGATGTGAATTGCTTTGGATGCCGCAAGACCAACCCGAAGAGCTGCACATTGTGTAGGAACTACACCATCAATAATACATGTGTGAACCGCTGCCCTAACAATAC CATAATATTAACGGAGAGCAATTATTGCGTGACGATTGACgaatgtaaacatttaaatagatttgaaTTCAATAATACATGCGTGGAAAAGTGTCcgaataattatgaaatggtGACCATTGGAAGAGATACATCATGCAAACCCTGCGTTAATTGCGATAAG acTTGTAAAAGCCTCATTATTCAAACATTGGCTTCCATACAAGCTACGGAAAAGTGTGTATACGTGAATGGCTCATTGACAATACACGTTAGATCAGTTCCCGGAGCGATGGATGAATTgagatattatttgaaaaatatcaaagaagtTTCTGGATACATTCTAATTTATGGTTCTATTTCAGTTACATCACTAGATTTTCTATCATCGCTAAAAAGTATCAAGGGCAATACACTATTAAATGGAAAGTATAGTTTAGTCGTTTACGATATGCAAAACCTTCAGATGCTATTTTCAGACAATGTTaccaaaaaacttaaaataaacaagggTTCAATGAGATTTTACCGAAACCCCATCCTTTGTATGAGCCAAATCGAAAAGTTAAAGCCATTATTTCCGGTGGCTCCTAATGAAATTGATTTACCTCAGGGACTCAATGGTTATAGCGGGggttgtaaagaaataaatttgggTCTAAAAATTAACGTCAAGAATCAAACGTTTGCAGTTGCCACTTTTGATGGTGAGGCTGGAACTGACGTGTTttacactattttatatatcgaaATATCTCACGATACAAAAGTGCCAATTGGACCGGAAGCATGTAGTGAGTCAGAATGGAATGCTATAAGCGTTTCATATTCTTCAAATAGGCTAATTGAAGTTCCCCTACACTCTCTTCGACCGGCTTCGATGTATGCTGTTTGTATAGAAAAGTATGAACCTTCCACACGTCATCTCGCTCGCAGTGCTATAGTAAATTTTACGACGCCACCTGGTAAACCAGAGCCGCCATTCATAACAGAACTTGTGGCTTCTTCCTCTGACGTAGTTGTAGTAAGATGGGTTGATCACAAAAACTATGAACGGCACATTACTAGATACGAGTTAGACGTGTACTTAATAGAAAAGAATCAAAACCATATAAATACAAGAGATTATTgccaaaattataatgatattgatGAAATTGACTATTCACGTCACGCAAAAGTTATGAGACCACCGCGTGATTATGGAAAAGGTTGTGAAAGTATGTGCGGTATTTTATCATCTTTTACTTTTGGTGCAATGGTCGATGagtattttgatatatgcAATTCAATAAAAGGCTGTGAGAAAGAAGTGGATCGTCCTAAAGTTGATTATATCAAAGGATTACTTAAAACGGTATCGTTAGACATTACTGCCCCAAGAAAAGTTTATCAAATTGGAGGATTAGCACCTTTTAGAGATTATAGATTTCACCTTCGGGCTTGTATTAAAGATTTGTGTAGCCGTTCTGCTAGAGAGGTAGTGCGGACCTTAAGGTTAGAAAACATTGATATAGCCTCTATTACATTTACAAGCGCTGAAGAGAATGGTTTAATAGTCGTGAACTGGGATCCACCGGCAATATCAAACGGAGTTATATTGTCATACACTGTGGAAATTTGtccagataataatttaaatgacatgAGTCATTTATTGCCTCAAGTTATGTGCGTTTTTGGAAACGAGACAAGTCTCACAGTAAAATCTCataaagcaaatatttatcttataagaGTGTGTACAACGACGCTGGCTTATTCGTATGTTTGTAACAATTGGACTAAAGTGATGgttattcaacaaaattatctttCCATATGGATTGGTGGTGTAGTCTTCGGAATATTACTGTGTGTTATATCCATAAAATTTGGATGGCACTGGAAACAAACTACTATCAAATCGGACGATATACCGTTGGTAGACGCTACTTCTGCTAATCGCAATGAATCTGAACCACCAGCAATTATGTTGTCGGATTTTATGCCACTGTATAGCATAGATTTTGGACATTCAGAATAG
- the LOC133318767 gene encoding piggyBac transposable element-derived protein 2-like: MMIPYKGRKAGKRKQYIKMKPKKWGFKNFVRAGVSGIIYDFILYGGDDTFRGLTFSEKEATIGLGGMVVLALCQTIKKKPAIVYADNFFMSPELTYILREEYGILSLGTIRTNRLRGCQELLPTDKQLKKKKRGSSAQVVCNKNKLAVVKWNDNKVVTLISTYIDSYPLETIKRYDKDEKKKVDVEYPQVVKHYNKHMGGVDLADMLISLYRTPFKSHRWYLGIFSQLVDMCINNAWLLHRRDGKKTSLKDFRFELFDGLSKSNRIGTNQNVTDDIGENLKIHKPVSVRPTDSVRFDNTGHLPEAGNETMRCKYCKSGRTSVYCIKCNVHLCFVVGKIKRNCFRNFHLK; encoded by the coding sequence ATGATGATACCTTATAAAGGTCGTAAAGCAGGTAAACGAAAGCagtacataaaaatgaaacctAAGAAATGGGGGTTTAAGAATTTTGTCCGTGCGGGTGTTTCGGGTATCATCTACGATTTTATTCTGTATGGTGGCGACGATACCTTTCGTGGACTGACTTTTTCAGAGAAAGAAGCTACAATTGGTTTAGGAGGTATGGTAGTGCTTGCATTGTGTCAAACTATAAAGAAAAAGCCGGCCATTGTGTATGCtgataacttttttatgtCGCCTGAACTAACATATATTCTGCGGGAAGAATACGGGATCCTTAGTCTAGGAACAATAAGGACTAATCGTCTCAGAGGCTGTCAAGAGTTATTGCCAACtgacaaacaattaaaaaagaagaaacGCGGTTCTAGCGCCCAGGTGGTTTGCAATAAGAATAAGTTGGCAGTCGTAAAGTGGAACGACAATAAAGTGGTTACACTTATTAGCACCTACATAGACTCGTACCCCTTAGAAACAATCAAACGATACGATAAGGATGAGAAAAAGAAAGTAGATGTAGAATATCCTCAAGTGGTCAAACATTACAACAAACATATGGGAGGGGTCGATTTAGCAGATATGTTGATATCGTTATATAGAACTCCCTTCAAAAGTCACCGTTGGTACTTGGGAATATTTTCACAACTTGTtgatatgtgtataaataacGCTTGGCTCCTACATAGAAGAGATGGGAAGAAGACTTCATTGAAAGATTTCAGATTTGAATTGTTTGATGGGTTGTCTAAGTCTAATAGAATAGGAACAAACCAAAACGTTACAGACGATATAGGCGAGAATCTGAAAATCCATAAACCAGTCTCAGTCCGACCAACTGATAGCGTCAGATTTGATAACACAGGTCATCTTCCAGAAGCAGGTAATGAAACAATGCGTTGCAAATATTGTAAGAGTGGAAGAACATCTGTCtactgtataaaatgtaacgtacatttgtgttttgttgtgggaaaaataaaacgtaattgCTTTCGTAATTTtcacctaaaataa